A genomic region of Trueperaceae bacterium contains the following coding sequences:
- a CDS encoding carbohydrate ABC transporter permease encodes MKRNHPLATVGAHVLLLAGAFLMLIPLLWTVSTSFKAPGTEFSLPVRWIPETWHPENYLEVARLVPLGRWFFNSLVVALACTVGQMLTGSMAGYAFARLRFRGRDTAFLLFLATMMIPPQVTIIPLFIIVRALGWYDTYPGLIVPGLFGAFSVFIMRQFFLTVPGELEDAARIDGANHWQIYWRVMLPLSGPALATLGTFTFMTFWNSFLYPLIITRREEMRTLPVGLSVFRETFTTEWTLLTAGLVMSLIPVVIAFLLGQRYFVRGINMTGLK; translated from the coding sequence TGGACCGTGTCGACCTCGTTCAAGGCCCCGGGGACCGAGTTCAGCCTGCCGGTGCGCTGGATCCCGGAGACTTGGCATCCGGAGAACTACCTGGAGGTGGCCCGGCTGGTCCCGCTCGGGCGCTGGTTCTTCAACTCGCTGGTGGTCGCGCTCGCCTGCACGGTGGGACAGATGCTGACCGGTTCGATGGCCGGCTACGCTTTCGCGCGGCTGCGCTTCCGCGGTCGCGACACGGCCTTCCTGCTCTTCCTGGCGACGATGATGATCCCGCCCCAGGTGACTATCATCCCGCTCTTCATAATCGTTCGCGCCCTCGGCTGGTACGACACCTACCCGGGCCTCATAGTCCCGGGCCTGTTCGGCGCCTTCAGCGTCTTCATCATGCGCCAGTTCTTCCTGACCGTACCCGGTGAACTGGAGGATGCCGCCCGGATCGACGGGGCCAACCATTGGCAGATCTACTGGCGGGTGATGCTGCCGCTATCCGGCCCGGCCCTGGCGACGTTGGGCACCTTCACCTTCATGACCTTCTGGAACTCGTTCCTCTACCCGCTCATCATCACCAGGCGGGAGGAGATGAGGACGCTTCCGGTAGGTCTTAGCGTGTTCCGCGAAACGTTCACGACCGAGTGGACCCTGCTCACCGCCGGTCTCGTGATGAGCCTGATCCCGGTGGTGATCGCCTTCCTCCTGGGGCAGAGGTACTTCGTTCGCGGGATCAACATGACTGGTCTCAAATAG
- a CDS encoding SRPBCC family protein, with protein sequence MSDRIEKSIELEAPRSRVWRAITDHREFGEWFGVKLEGPFEKGKVTRGRVTNPGYEHVTWEVFVEAIEPETLFAFTWHPHAIDTEVDYSEEPQTLVEFRLEETAGGTLLHLTESGFDEIPANRRQAAYRGNEGGWTAQMKRIESYLASRS encoded by the coding sequence ATGAGCGATCGGATCGAGAAGAGCATCGAACTCGAGGCCCCAAGGTCACGGGTCTGGCGGGCCATCACCGATCATCGCGAGTTCGGCGAGTGGTTCGGGGTGAAGCTGGAGGGGCCGTTCGAGAAGGGGAAGGTAACCCGGGGCCGCGTCACCAACCCCGGCTACGAACATGTGACATGGGAGGTGTTCGTCGAAGCGATCGAGCCGGAAACGCTCTTCGCCTTCACCTGGCATCCCCATGCGATCGACACGGAGGTGGACTACTCGGAAGAGCCCCAGACGCTCGTCGAGTTCAGGCTGGAGGAGACGGCCGGCGGCACGCTGCTCCACCTCACCGAGTCGGGTTTCGACGAGATCCCGGCCAACAGGCGCCAGGCCGCTTACCGCGGCAACGAAGGCGGCTGGACGGCCCAGATGAAGAGGATCGAAAGCTACCTCGCCAGCAGGTCGTAG